The genomic stretch ttaaaacagtttaaataaattGACATCCACAAATTAATTCTTATGTTATGTTATGCTAAAAttttaagcttgtttatatttgaataatatatttcACGCAAATGCGCTAGATTGAATTCTTTATCGATAATGAGCCCatgaacacaacatattttcacaagaaacatacaaaaaaaaacaataacacactgcacacacgcacacacaagtAGACAAAACACACATTAACGTACATTAACTTCTTGTAATCATAATAAAAGCAGAAAAGCTTATTATGTGAGACGTTTAATAATAGTAAAAAAATCcttacataataatattaatcGCGTTGTATTTACATGAAAGTTAACAGAAGATATCAACACATCCTTACCGATTAGTAAGCCCTATTGAAACGAGGTATAGAACTTACTCTGTAAAAAGAACAGAGTTGTCAGcaaattatttgaaatttcatggaaacAGGTCTAAACAAGAATGATGCACATAGGATAACATACCCAGAAAAGATCAACATACAGTTACCGATCAAGAAGCCCTATCGAAACGAAATATAGGACTTCTTATTTGATCATTACAACAAAGATGAAATTAGTAAATTACATAACAACTGAGatacattataaaaaaatcacaacCAATCATAATATATTTAGATTCTTAAAATAGACATTGAATAACATTTTGACTAGATTGATTTGTACCCCCCACCTCCtaaaaaagttatatatttaaacacaacaTTTCATTCGAAGAACATAATGACTAGAATCAGTGGTGAAATGATGACATAAAGTATtctaaaaaacacaacaaactataaatatatataaaattatatgccTCAAAATAATTTAATCCTGAACGGGTACATTTGTGTCTCACAGCGTTAAACCAGCCCATAGGCAGtgccatcaccatcatcattgtccgagtcatcaccatcatcattgtcCGAGTCAGCGTAGGGCACCAAAGACACAGTCTTGTGGATCTTTTTTCTTTGTTGGTACAAATAATTCTCAATCTGGCGTTTGTTGGGCTGACATGCAGCGCCAAATAAAGTTCTATTCAGTAGCGCCTGGTCTGACGGTGACCAATGGGTCCCAACAACTTGTAGCGCCAGTTTTCTTGCTGTTATGGCCTGAATGTCCACATCTTTGAGTCTTTCCTTCATCTGGAATTAACACATTTTGTGAGACAATTTTTAGCTATCCTGcgttttgaaatattttgtttagcTCAGGATTGAGTCTTGAGTTAATTGTAGGGCAATGttacataaataatttattaaatatttcctcAGGCTATTAatgatttacaaaatattattgcCATTTGTTGAAATATGAGGTAACAGATCTTTATACAATCATCTATTTTAATTGCTATTCACATAAGTTCAATTAGGCAATTTTGAAGAAGACGTCAACTTGAAGCGACTAAAAATACCTCTGTAGTTTTCAGCAAGTTCTTTTTCGGAGGACCCCACTCAACTATGGCAGGGACGTGTTGCCCTTTGACCTCAATTTGCCACATCCCCACCGTCTCTACCCTCATAGACATCGTTACTTTGAAGGAGCATCGATGCCCCTCCTTCGCCCTCTTAGTTGTCTTGTCACAGCCTAATAAATAAAACACGCTTTATTTTGCACTGACCTGAACTTGTATTGCCAAGAGAGAAGACAGTCTGGCCTTGGATGTGTACCGGTATCTTAATGTTGACCACATAATTAAATTAAGtcaatacatgtacaattaaaacACTATCTGAAATATATCGGATATTCTTATGTCGCGAGGCTTCCAAAATATAAATTTGGTGCACGCACTAAATCATATTGCAAATGCTCATAATGATTTTTGTTGTAACTAAACAACGCTTACACTGGTAAAAGTTGAATTAGTTTATAGTGCTATCAAATAATTAATAGAACACTTGTATTGCTGTCAGATATACTATCATAAAATAGGAATTTTCCCACGGCGGACAACCTTGACATTGCACTTTACAGAATGTAAACAGTAATAATGTCTATGCAGAAAAtatagaaatgaaagaaaaaggatTATTACAGCCAaaagaactttgattttaaagaaattcatgacttgttttatagtaataaattactatgtttatgtAATGTTGCTAAACTTcttatcaattattattattttattattattatatcaaaagatcgcagtggtgtaatggatgaggtgtccgcctagcgatcgggagttcgtgggttcgctccctactctgggagcgttctcattatctcccccatagacacatcttcacaggaaacggactcgataatgtccctctgcctataatactcgaaagagcggtaaGAAGTAAtcagagatagatagatagatattagatgttttttaaattgaaagaGAGGGAGAGAATAGCCCAagttttataagtaaagatggtgaaaacacattctgttgtatgtggcatcatcattactagacccactgttcagtataaactgcaatgggtttgttggagtctttagactttgtgatctgtgattttattgttaaaattaacataataatatttttaattctaTGTTTCTAGGGAGAGAAAGGATTACACGAAAGTgtgatatgtataatatatgcaaaaattattaatattttaggttttttcagatcacaaagtggttcaacattgccactatatatcTACATACATAATAAACCTATTAATAGGTGTAATTTGGTGTTTGAGTAAAATGTTATGCTATAGGAACTCTAAGCGATGGGAAGATATAGAGATTTGTAAACCTTAATTAGTAGGGAAGGTAGAGTCTGTTTTAATAGTTTTCTTAAGAAAAAAAGAAGgggatttgcatgtaaacatgcaattatatagaATTTTAACAAACAATCGAGATTGGTAATGCAATATAGTTCTAAATTATATCTAGTATTAAAATTAGCATGTATTTGTAAGTGTGGaacaatgttgaacacttgcagacagggaatatagccgtgaCGCTCCAacctaagaccctgtctgtatggaacttatagAGGATTGGGCTATGAAGGAAGGACACCCCGCCCCTagagtggcgttaagacaatatttaaaagaaatttaatgataatatttatatatttaaaggtaataACTTGCGTGTCGCCAAACGGTCACCTCTTTAGTGCCACATAAAAATCAAAGGtaaaacaatgtactttacagttaaaaattagacaaaacaaacaatgtttatatataaaaacagATTATGTACAGAATGTACAATATTATATGCACTTATTGATATGTAAAAAACAAGTTGCAACGCTGGGGAGTTAAAAGAAGCCGTTTGGAAGTGTAGGTAGGagtggtggggtggggggtttCCAGCAGGGGCAAATCAACTTGGGTCTGTGTAGAAAGATAATTTTGTATGGAGAAGTATTGATGGTTTTGTCCCCTAGACCAGAGGGAGTGCCCGGTAAATGGAACTAAATGTGGTTTCTAGAGAGGTCATATGCTTTTTTCATCTAAGATTCGGCATGATGACCTAGTTTGGACTCACgtgacccaaattcgaacttGGTATATTTATTGTCAATATAATGTTCTGAGTAagattcatcaagattggacgAACAATGTGGCCTCCATAGTAGTAACGATGACGGCCCGAGACAACAAAAGCTTCCCTAATCCCATGTgagttaataaatataaacacatataggTCACAGctgcgtagtggatatggtgtctatTAAGTTATTGAGAtgtaacgggttcgatccccactgtgagagcTTTCCTTAAAGGAGCCGCAGAATACACCAAGTACTGAATCTACCCAGTAAATGGACACGAGAGCATATAAATAAGCATTAAGCTTTCCATGCACTCGAGCTTAAAAAAAATAGGTTCGTAACTTTGACACACATACAGTGAACGCCCATGAGTCGCGGTTCGGGTCGGAGATCTCGGCGAGCTGGGACAGGAACTGATGTTGGCAAGCGTCCAGACTACCGTACATGCGCACGCACTGTATTATGCCTGGCATGAGTTCGCGGGCCTCATCATAGGGTTGTAACCGTAGGAAGTTTTCCACCATCTCGGGCAACGGGATCTAGGGAATGAAGCGAAAAATTCgtttaaatttaatgtaatttGTGAAATGTAGTTAGAGAAATAAGCGATTAGAAACTATAGCGTTTCATAGCGATTATTAATCCCCCACCCTTTCTCCGACGCCGTATGTCGTAATATGAGGCCAGTAGTAAGAATGCCTTTATAGGAATACTATGTGATATGAAAAGTGGCAGTACCTTGACAATTTTGTAAGTAAAAATTTGACATGCACAACTCATACCATAAGGAACAATGCGTGCAATTTTGAAAGTTGTACGTTGAAAGGTATTAGAGCTTTGTGTCGTTTGCAAGTGAGTTTGCGTCTACTAACAGTCAGGCATATGCCAATGGTGGATCTATTTACCCCCTTTAGTTATTGGGCTTGTGCCTCTTATTTAGTTGTCAGACTCGATACCGTACAAGAAAACGGAGCAATCAATGATGGCTGTGAAATAACCCTACCCTGAAATAAGCAACTTTAAAACTATCAATATTTGAGTCTGCACTGGGAATATGGGGCTTGTGCGTAAATTGcagtccctgattaacctgtgaagtccgcaccTGCTTAacaggacgacacttttcgcacgtgcattaagccccattttcccaaatcGAGTCTCCTTTTTTAAAGACTTACAGTCGTTCCATTGAGCGTTTGTACACGAGTGTTGAAATACATGCTTGAGCCGTGCAATCCGCTATAGGCCGTCAAAGCGAGGCCCACACACGCGCCCGCCTTCAGGCGACCAATTAAATTGCTCGGCGGCTTTTCCGGAGCCCATACGGAGAAATACGAACTCGCAATGGAGGCGGCAACGACGCATATAAGCGTGAAAATGTTGCGTTGATGATACAGGAGGTACGAGGTTGGAACAGTTGCAGCCGCAGCGAGAAAGGTGGGCAAAATGGCGCCTTCTGCGGTCCGATGTTGGCCGCCGTGTGCACACCTGTTTCTTTATAATCAAAGCGCCAATGGCATTAAAAGACTTTCGGTTAAAACTGGGAAAACCACAACTAAATTGAGTCTATGCACTATCTTTGTTGGTCAATTTTCTGCATCCTGATTGATACAAGATTGTCAAATTATGTTAATAATTAATGCTTTGAGGAATCTTAAATGTACGGAAAAATACGATATGACGAATAACGAACACTATGACTTGTGGACAGACGGTTATGAGCCGCATCCTGATATTATATGTGCATAAAGCAAAGTCTTAGATTATCATGTGCAGCccgctttccgcttttacggaatttgtcgtttaaaggaattctctactaaacaaaaatctagtttagtcagaaagtgttgttcctgataagcctgtgcgggtgcacatgcatgaagcccagttttcccagagcgcgtgTTGTTATAGCGAATCCTTACCTAACGCCGCTCCCAGGGCCGCTAGCAGGTGCGACAGGTAGGCGGCATACCAGGTCGCCACCGTGTAGTATTCGGGGATCGCGCAGATCAACAGTTTACCCTACATACAACAGGGAAATGTCGGTCAGCACAGAGACAATCTCATATCTCAAATATAAAAATGTGCACTTCCTCATAAAACTTACTGTTAAGTCAGacacaaaacacaaaaaacaacttaTGTGAACCTCAAATTTAGCATGATGATGAAACCAATCACAAATTCAATACAATACATATGTCGTCTGCCCAAATTCTACTACATCTGGGCATTTCACCGCATGTTTTTTTTTCGCAACTTCGTTACTTACTTTGGATTTGTGGTATTTCAAAACTAAAACTAAGAAAAACTCAAAGTTGAGTAATAACATTGTCTTAGTGTGTTCGTTATACTCGACCCGGGAGtatttgagtctcgctctgggaaaacgagtttaatgcatgtgcgtaaagtatcgttcaaGAATAGCATGTACAGttcgaacaggcttatcagggacgacactttcctttttatggtatttttagtttcaaggaagtccctccttgccgaaaatcaagtttaggcggaaagtgtcgtccctgattagcctgtgcggactgcacaggctaatctgggatgacactttacgcacatgcattaggcccaattttctcagaacaagacacccGAAGCTGCATTACTGGAGCCCCAGAGTGTATACCTTATTTAACAGTTGCGGGACAAATTTTAAATTACGTCTTC from Dreissena polymorpha isolate Duluth1 chromosome 10, UMN_Dpol_1.0, whole genome shotgun sequence encodes the following:
- the LOC127847217 gene encoding uncharacterized protein LOC127847217 gives rise to the protein MGVHCCDKTTKRAKEGHRCSFKVTMSMRVETVGMWQIEVKGQHVPAIVEWGPPKKNLLKTTEMKERLKDVDIQAITARKLALQVVGTHWSPSDQALLNRTLFGAACQPNKRQIENYLYQQRKKIHKTVSLVPYADSDNDDGDDSDNDDGDGTAYGLV